The nucleotide window CTTCTTTTAAAACTATATTGCCCGAAAGAATATCTTGAACTGTCTCacctcctaactggctttgtctcctccTTTTGTAAGAGGaagtaccagctggagcagtggatctcctgatttgcagctttgatggtccttttgaaaccgctgcttcagggtagtcaggtttttgagggattttaggatctttcttccttaattcctccaaccttttgtaggttgacctgaccaaatcttccttccatctagcaacttgtcttttggttCCGAATTCAACAACcaccaattcttctttcattctttttagttccaactgcttttcaggtacattctttttaaaccttgcccaatcaggaggagtgtgagtgactttcctttttatcatatcttgaattctagctgcttcagcttcaagctcaggaacagtccactctttgtacatgtgtctctctcctttgtatttcttgtaaaacatgatgctttcaatgtagtctttcttcagagtttcagcagctctttcagaaatttgttgactaacattctttgcaaaacgttctagggaattgacttgtgtaagcagatattggtagtatcttgaaacttctttgtcagatttcccttgtgagtttcattgcgagatatcctctgcttgtttggcctttatcttcaaatattcatcaatgtttttaggccatggatatcctttgattgagggcaaactccttttggcagggtcatcctcagtatagaaggattttatctcttctctgacagcttctagttcaagaggaaattgaacacctgcaggaggtaaaggtttgtgcattggaacagaagaaagtggaactttttttggtatattgacaagagctaaaggttttgaggATGTTTGgggtggtgaagtgacatcatctttaggagttagcctcctcctctttatttgaggagggactgatgatgttttggatggaaagatggttgtagtggcagtggtttgtgatagactaacagttgttgaaacaactggtgttccaaccactgttgtctttacaacagatgttttaacatctgctgtcttctgccttttgacaggaggtgattgtgattttggtggtgatgatggtaaAGCAGTAGATGAAGTGTGTGTCGAAGTGAGGgtagatgttgaaactactgaggtaccaacagcagctgatacaacagaggttacaacacctgttttgggaggtggtttttgaacagactttgaacgcctgaccggaatggatttgggtagccttacttttctagtaggcttcttcttttcatcaaaaagattttcatcatctcttgaccctgaagtaccctgatccggataatccaccttggctttctttttggcctctctatccctttttacacaagcaagtgcttctgcaagtgcatttgtagtctcatcaattttcttactgcCATCTGGCAAAGGGGTctgcttggtcatatttgaattttctggtgcaaggtaaagaccatcagttattccctttcttctccattcttgaattttctccccctttttggcattatcttcagggagttgatcaatgaagaatactggtggaggagcagtgccagtggtgtgcaggatctgagttttgagagcctttagatcagcctgagtgtctttgaacctagactccatagcatttctcagctgttgaacatgtttttcatgttgctgatctgccagttgtgcctgatgatggagataaggttgaaagagattccagagctcatttgtagcaggtgcttgttgtagagtaggtgcttgaggtggaacagcagtggattgtaccttttgtacctgtaacaactgctggagcatatttttgagctctgcaacagagttatcaagtttttcaacatgatccgtcaatttctggtactttaaatcatcacccaatttaatgggatcatctgatttcccactaacagtggttttatcagtggcagatgtaggaaatttattccaaacactaaccactgatgcccctttttcttggtactggggtcttcttccttcaacacttgacaaccttttgatgatgccagttggatatataaatccactggtggttggcagaggtgctatgtaaggaattgcctccaaggaagtcttattaatgaaaccactgcccaactgtaaacctgtaggttcaacagttgtagtggctgcttcacttggattaccacaaagagttacttgtaactcaatgggtgtaacctcctcaggcgttgttggtgggttagcaatggatgatacagcaggctcagtcatttgttgaggtatattctcattgacaggtgattgagaaggactggatagtgcctggttcaagtcaattgcattcaacagtagttgtgtttttggtggaattgaggatgtgatggtgggtttagaaggcggggttgctccgggcattgagctgtggatgatggagacaagtgtatccagagcatcatgatgtggtggccctttgtgtacaacctgtcctttttgtgaagaagcaggaggagttatggttatgggttgagatatttgtaccaactgctgtgaggaagaagcagcagtggtttctagtgacatttgtgttgtcacaggcattaactctggtatctcatctgccagagttgcctttttgattggtttggagggtttttgatttttctttttggatggcctttttggtttggtaggtgtgggtttcaaaacagttgttctgctgctttgatcacctagagcagtaggctcagcagcagatacctgaggagcagtggtagctgctaaaatctgctcaggtacccctgcttgtgttttgcaaggtgctaacatacgtgaaaatgtttcagatgttagacagtttattgcagttatttcaccttggtttattagagacatatcatccttactgaatttcttttgaaaataatagcttaaaaaccttggaaacagtaaaaatgatttgctttcaacattattaaccaaatctttaaagatttcccgagaatagttataattttcttcttgaagaatcgcatatcccagattttgaatctttatagggatctcattgaaagaagtggttttgtttgaaacacatactaggagggtatgaaataaaaatcttggtgcaggaggaaaataacctttttctaaagttaatttcgtcatcattgtggcttcataccctctttcaatgaagtcaatgtgcaactcgtttttggtgaaggaagttttacctgcctgatcattgagttgaaagacttcggagatggattgtggtgtaatgtggacagctttaccctttatggaagatttgattgcagtgacaatgtctccttgtttttcaagggttgcattcatccaaaactccctttgggttgccaagtagatgggtgcgtcggctgtgagcaaagttttgtactttgatttttccatgatggtgataatggaattgaaaacatctgtggttcctggttatgtgagaagacccaggagattgtgagattttttgaatggaatgtcAGTGgtggttgccttttgagaggctgttttcgaagattttaatgtgggttttgcagatgacttcgattttgtcatttttgaaatgattgatcgaagaaattttgtgggagatgaaagaaaaactgctttgagaagagaatttttatgaattcaattcgacagtaaaaccctgtttggatggtgagtggggagttttataggagagagagtgaatgctgacgtggcagccgttacaaaaagtctgacactatgtactgcccacgtgacaaccactggtgaagatgaaggacagtactttggatgaaagcaactgatgaaagcagtggaaagggggcagtggatgatttttactatcagtagatagcatatcagtggataagacactgcttttgaacaacagtggttatcaaggaataagagaacagaggttgcctttcagcaatgggcagactttttgatgtagagcagacttttgaacaatcagtggttatggcaaacttttaaggattttaatgaaattttcatttttaagctatttttaaggatggatttttgattttctgaaaacattttgttgcttttattcatagaaaaacaagatgttgcttgttattccatgttcagcatcccaatcctagagaccagactttcaaaagtggctgtatcaagtgcttttgtgagcacatctgccagctggtctttagttgggacatgatgcagagaaatcaaacctttttcatagcaatccctcacaaagtgatgtctgatgtcgatgtgtttggtggtagaatgggaaattggatttttgatgatattttctgctgcctggctatccagcataagtggtgtctttaaggcaatgataccaaaatccagtaactgattttgaagccacaggagttgggctgtacagcttgcagcagcaatgtattcagcctcagcagtggatgttgaaactgctgcttgctttatgctttgccaagaaactaagcaatcacctagaaactggcaccctcctgaagtggacttccttgttgtgtgacaaccagcaaagtcactgactgaaaaacctgaaagcttgatattcctgatgtattgcaaaatacatacttttatcgtgtatagtttgtatattttatcgttatttttagtttagtttaggtTAGAATTGCGTGCTATTGATCTGTATTGCGTTTTCCAGGTCGTGATACACAAAAATGCTGGAATTGGAGCAAAACCGAGCTGGAATGTCGAATGTCAAGTCCTGGAATCAATACACAAGGTGTTAGAATAATTTTCAAGGATTTTGGAGAGTTGAACTAGCTTTTGGAagcaacattctgtgaaaaagtcccactcgcgtagcgctagggtgACACCCTTACCAGTCGCGCTACGCTACTGCCACAGTTTGATTTTTCGTTGACCTGGGATGCGCTGGTGTAGCGCGAGAGAGAATCCTTTaccagtcgcgctacgcgactggtGTAACTGACACGCCTGATATGATGGTCGACTAGGGTTTCATATAAATTGAATATTTTATCATCAACAACAAGAGGACACGAATCAAGAACCCTAAGGCGATTTTCTCAGCAGATTTTGAAGGTTTTCGAGGCGTTCGAGCGTACAAGAATCATAGGATCGAAGCACGGAGCGTAGGAAAGAAGATAACTCGGGTCTTACCTCCCGTTTTTCACTACTTTCACGTTTTGTCACTTTAgtcatgaattcttgttttgaaactgATTTGTTTTCGTTAGACATGATGTTTCTTGGCTAGATCTTCGTAACTGCCTAGACTAGATGATGGTTTGATCATTGTTTTGGATCTTTTAATGGTTTTCATttgtttgattatggattgatttTTAAAGTAACGTGTTCTAGAATTTTTGACTTGGTGCACATGCGTATTTACCTTTGATTGTGGATTACttgctgtttcacatagatcttagtgacggtctttatcacaacataggtctgtgttgattatttgcatccttgcgggttcgggtaatctttgggtaaatcggccgatagccttagaaacagtaactaAAATATAATTAGAAGTAAGTATTCTGCTTagcttgtcgctgagaggctcgagttagttattaggtcgcagtgcaatatatagctaaattagattttgagagaagtcgaggttagttccctaattgcagttgtgtctagtaagtcaagtcagaacctagaactgccttagattatcgcgctgagaggtagatagtcatattagggcacttttagaatcgttagaggactgagaggaaatctaacagtcggtaatcataacagccttgtagggtttcctaggtttcttcctgagaagggtcgggaagtcttagcattgaaataccttaaggtttagtatttaacgatcccggctccatacaacaataaaccTGTTAAAAGTCCATTCATTGTCAAACCGGATTCATGTCTAGGTAGTctttaatctcatctgaatcaaAACCTTAGTTCTTCGTGCGTGCTTTAGTTAATTCtaatttaatcacaattttaggattttagcaaaaccccccccaaacacaatatttgttAGTCGTGTCAGTATTTAGTCTTAActgagtcgttaacgtaattcgtagagtccttgtgggttcgacatccggacttacttttctgtgctagagtcgaccggtacacttgccggtgagtagtttagtctggtttaggagtctagatttttattacttgagtcgtaatttagggtaattttagtttaattagttgaactactttttccacatcaagtttttggcgccgttgccggggatttcttggcaattgcgttaactgctttgtttggatttcaactgatttcgttacgtgctttttgtgtgtttgtgagtcgtaggagtccaagtacttttagtgtctttttcgtatttctttgagtcttttattggagttgacttacttgttttattcttggttttgcagttcatgccccacacacgttcgcagggaccagtgaagccaccaattgacaagtcttctgtctccacaccaatccctcaggttcgaaaacccccaacttcatcttcagccctttCTGACTCTACACTTCCATCTAAACCACCGAACTTCGACTTTACCCCTAAGTCAtcaccccacaattccccaccaccctcccgtcaccatagtccaccaccagttcaccaaatggccgaaaaccaaactgtccaccagcgttccaccgcgggttttaccgcaaactcacccatcaccctccctgaaatcaccaatgataagtcttggcaaattccttcatacatcatgactgccattaacaactcttgtcagtttcacggtcgtgatgatgaagacgcgccagcacatatcaaccgtctcacccgtctgtgtagcaccttcggtatcgaaggtgtgaatcttgatgcccgttatctccaagtcttccccttttcgcttgctggccgcgcagccacctggcttgattcgcagccggcaggtacttacaccacttgggctggacttagagatgccttccttgctaagtatttcccacctgcgaaggcctcccgccttcgagatcagatccattccttcagaatggagcctgacgaaccttatcacttagcatgggagaggtttcaaacattgctctcgcgttgttcccaacatggactgtcggattgggccttagtagaaaaattttataatggtcttacccctgagtgcaaggcccgattcgacacatccgcaggaggccacctaatgggaaagaaaactgtggctgactgcaacgacctctttgagagtttcgctcatgctgatatagatcatagtgctaccggcaggaattccaatcctgtgGTTACCTCCTCATCCTCTCGAGGAGTGAATCAAGtcgtttcagactcaaaggtaatatctcagcttgactatatcaccaaagagttgctagaaattaagaagaaggtagatagatgCGAGGTTTGTAGAGGGGGACATGACACCATTGATTGCCCAACCATCACACTAGAGCAGGTCGAGTATttagcaggtcaaaataggggtccaactaacccgttcaacaatagtaactctaattggtgtgctaataattatcgctcctcaggtaaccctcctggttttccgtcaggtcaataccaaagtagggggccaggtttttattctagtggggggtcgggtcaaacaggtcaatttgctagttcaggttcaggTGGTCAGTTTAGGggtgaggggtcaaaccaagaggttcaaccCAAGAGTGAGGGGTCAGGGggtagtttgtctaggatagaggaccttctttccCAATTATTGGTTAAGGACCAAGCTACCCAACGTACCTTAGAGGACCACGCCACTCTCCTAAAGAACAATCATTCTAGTTTCCTAGACCTTCCAAGAcaagttggggatattgcacgccagttgcaagaacgacctcccggtcacttttcgggcaacacaaagcccaacccatctggttctttgaaggcaatttcaacccgtagtggtaggaccttaggagaggtagtgagacccGAGACCGTAGAGATAGAAGAGGAAGAGCCTGTAGATGAAGAGATTGAGATGGAGGcgcccggtaaagtgcaacctaggttaatcccagcaagtaccgcacacaccggAGCGCCCTCGAGTGAGAAGAGTGTAGGAAAGAAACCCGTCCAAGTTGTTCCTTCACCGACTGTTGATATTTCCCGTGCTCCTTTTCCGTCCCGCCTTAGAAATCAAACCTATTCCAAAGAGTACGGAAAATTTTTAGAAATCTTCAAGCAGCTTAGGATAAACCTTCCTTTCATAGAAGCCCTCCAGTCCATGCCCAAGTATGCAAAATTCCTTAAGGACCTTCTGAAGCGtaaggataggttaggagaggtttccaacatcccccttagtggaggatgttcagccgtagtgttgaacaaggttccggagaaattgacggatccgggcctttttacCATCCCGTGTTTGTTTGGGGgtgataccgagtgtagggccctagccgacCTAGGAGCGAGTATTAACTTGATGCCATATTCTATGTATGAGAGGTTAGGGCTAGGAGAGTTGTCACCTACACGCATGTCTTTGTCGCTAGCCGATAGGTCCATCAAGTATCCACGAGGTATCATAGAAAACCttctagtcaaagtggataaGTTTGTCTTCCCGGTAGACTTCGTAGTTCTTGACATGGAAGCCGACGAAAAGGTTCCCATCATTCTAGGACGCCCAttcttgtgtaccgccaaggcCATCATCGATGTCTTCGACGGGAAAATCACACTTCAAGTCGGCGAGGAGAGGGTGactttcgagatagcacgctccatggaacaccctagtaGTTCCGACGATCttagtagtccttgtcattcggtctatttcatagagtctttcttatcttgtgttgaccattgctttgactacATTAGTGGAGCCGACCTAGTCGAGAGTAGGATAGAGGAGGTAGTTGAGAAGGTAGAGGAGAGTGTTAGTGAGAGTAAAGAGGTAGACGAGGATGAGTGGGTTCCCGAAGTGCTAGAATTGAGTGAAATAAAGAGTGAAAGTGAGAGTACACCCGTAGAGAAGCCCGCCCCTTTAGAGCTTAAAGTCCTCCCGTCCCACTTAGAGTATGCTTTCCTAGGTGAGGGGTCCGAGTTTCCCGtcattatttcgtctaagttagagAAGGGAGAGAAGGGTAGACTCTTAGAGGTGTTGAAAGTGAATAGGGAGGCCATTGCATGGCGACtttcggatatcaagggcataagTCCCGCCTATTGCACCCACCGAATACTCATGGAAGATGACTATAAgccggtggtgcaacctcaaAGGCGACTTAATCCGAACATGCAAGAGGTGGTTAAGAAAGAGGTTCTTAAGTTGTTAGATGCCGGGGCAATTTACCCCATTTCcgattcaccatgggttagcccgacccaagtcgtcccaaaaaagggtgggatgacggtgatcatgaatgaaaagaacgagTTAATCCCATCCCGTACCGTTACCGGTTGGCGTGTATGCATAGATTATCGAAAATTAAACGACGCCACCCGGAAAGACCACTTCCCCTTaccattcattgaccaaatgttggagcgtctagcgggtcaacaattctattgttttctcgatggattttcgggttattttcagatccccatcgccccggaggatcaagataaaacgacattcacatgcccttacggcacttatgcgtatcgccgcatgcctttcgggttatgcaaCGCTCCGGCAACTTTCCAAAGGTGCATGGTAGCCATAttccaagacatgcttgagacCTCCATGGaagttttcatggatgacttctcggtTTATGGCACCACTTTCGACCAATGCCTTTCCAACCTAGATAGGATGCTTAAGAGATGCATAGAGACGAACCttatgttgaattgggagaagtgtcactttatggtgacggaggggatagtGCTAGGACACAAGGTGTCGAGAGAGGGAATAGAGGTGGATAGGGCCAAGATAGATACCATAAGTAGATTGCCTCCACCTACTAGTGTTAAGTCCGTTAGGAGTTTCCTAGGTCATGCGGGCTTTTATAGGCGTTTCataaaggatttttccaaaatcacacgcCCGATGACTAGGCTTTTAGAGAAGGATGTACCTTTTGTCTTCGACAAGGAGTGCATCAAGGCGTTTGACTTCTTGAAAGAGAAACTCGTTAGTGCCCCAATACTTGTGTCGCCCGATTGGAGCTTACCCTTTGAGCTCATGTGTGACGCAAGTGATTATGCCGTAGGTGCGGTCCTAGGTCAAAGAGTCGATAAACACTTTCATCCGATTTACTACGCGAGCAAAACTCTGAACgatgctcaagagaactataccacGACGGAAAAGGAACTCTTAGCCGTAGTGTTTGCGTTTGACAAGTTTCGCTCATATCTCGTGCTTTCTAAAACCACCGTGTTCACCGACCATTCCGCTTTGCGATTTCTGTTTCAAAAGAAAGACGCAAAGCCACGTCTTATTAGATGGATTCTTTTGCTCTCCGAGTTCGATATagaaattaaggataaaaagggaGCGGAAAATGTGGCCGCCGACCACTTGTCACGGTTAGAGGACCCTAAGAGAGAGGAAGTTCGTGAGGATACCATAGGAGATACCTTTCCCCACGAAACCATAGATTTTGTGAGTGTCGAGGTAGAGGGTTTGCCATGGTTTTCGGATTTGGCAAATTATTTGGCAACCGGAGACCTTGTGAGGGGTATGTCTTTCCAACAAAAGAAAAAGCTTCTTAGGGAGGCTAGGAAGTACATTTGGGATGATCCTTACCTCTTTAGGATAGGAGGAGATAGAGTGCTTAGAAGGTGTGTCGCTAAGGAAGAGGGTTTAGACATCCTTAGGCATGTGCATGAAGGTTTAACTGGGGGTCATCACGGAGCACATGTGACGGCACAAAAAGTTTTcgatagtgggttttattggccgacggtagttaaggatgccgtagagtttgttaggacttgtgatcgttgccaacgtaccggcaacatctcatccaaggatgaaatgcctcaaaatccAATCCAAGTATTGGAAGTCTTTGACGTTTGGGGCattgatttcatgggacctttcccgtcTTCTAGCgggaataggtacatcctcgtggccattgactacgtttctaagtgggttgaagctcaagctttgcccaccaatgatgcccgagtggtggtgagattcctCAAGAAGTTGTTTACACGTTTCGGGATACCTAAAGCTATAATAAGTGACCGtggcacgcatttttgcaattccgCCATGGAAAAGGCACTTGCGCGATACGGTGTCACTCATCGTCTTTCCACCGCATATCACCCGCAAACTAGTGGCCAAGTAGAGAATGCAAACCGAGGGGTGAAGAGAATCCTTGAGAAAACGGTAGGAAAAAGTAGGAAGGATTGGTCGGAAAAGCTCGACGACGCTTTGTGGGCATTCCGCACCGCCTATAAGACACCGTTAGGCACCACACCCTTTATGATCGTATATGGCAAAGCTTGCCATCTCCCGGTTGAATTAGAACATAGGGCGTTGTGGGCGTTGAAAACCGTGAACCTTGACCTTACCGAAGCCGCAAGGAGGAGATTCTTCCAAATTCACGAGTTGGAAGCTTTGAGGGATGCCGCATATGAAAGATCTTGGAGCATCAAGGAAAAATCAAAGGCATTGCATGATCGAAGGTTGCGAGGTTTGAAAGAGTTtaaggtaggtgacaaggtactcTTGTTCAATTCCCGTTTGAAATTGATAGCAGGTAAACTGAAATCGAGGTGGAATGGACCGTACGTGGTTAAACAAGTGTTTCCGTACGGCACGGTTGAGCTTTACGATGAAGTTGATAAGGGAGTTTGGAAGGTGAATGGCCACCGTTTGAAACATTACTTGGGAGGTCCAATTGATGCTACCGAAGAGGAAGAAATTCCTCTAGAGGACCCACCCACCTTCGCCGAACAGTAATTGCGTAAGGTTTCGGTTGTAGAGTTTGTACCGTTTGTAAATTGCGTATTTCTTGTGTTTTTCGTAGTTTTTGTTTTCGTGTCTCGTGTGTGTTTGAGAAATTTTGCAGGAAACGTGCCTTGAGGAGCTGGAAATTTGAAGAAAACGAGGTCTCAGGTAAGTCCCATACTTAGAAAATTTTGGGATGACTTGGGAATGGGTTGGTAAAACTtaaaaatttttctaaggcatAAAACCAAAAATCCCACGAACCTACTGTCCAAAATGcccagtcgcgtagcgcgacgggtaCCCCCCCCTTCactcgcgctacgcgagccctTCGGGGTTCATTTGCAGCTTTGAACCGTTTGAACCTTTACCCTTTTGAACCCTTTCACCTGAACCTACCCTTCGCGTAGCGCCACCACACCACCTATACCTCTCGCGCTACGTTACTGCccaactaaaataaaaaaaaaaatataaaaacatgaaaaccTACAACCTTATCCCCAAACCTTTCCACAGCCGACATCCCCAACCCTCCACCACTTTCAACCTGTTCAACCCCCACCGCCGATAACCCCCCTTCACCACGATAACCCCCCTTCACCACCACACCCTTACCTCCGGCCATCCCGttcaccacctccacctcccaAATCATCAACCCCCCCATCTCCATTCACCCAAACCCTCCTACTCCGAGACCACCCTTCCACCTCCGCTCCGGCCGGCCATCATCCATCACCACATCCACCCACCTCCGACAATCTCACCACCGTTCAACCTCCACCCGCACCATTCAGCCACCGTTAACCTCCACACCACCCACATACAGCCGATTAGCCACATCCTCCTCCACACTCGCTGCCGACAACCCACTTCATAATCCCGTTTCTTATATTTTACAGCCATTCAGGTACGTTTCTCGCATTTTTCTTTCTGTTCAGTTGTTATTTTAAGTCCGGGACTTTGGTTAGTTCATTGGAGTTTGTCGAGTCATTGAGTCGAGTCTGACGTTTGTACTAGAGTCGGTGTCGAGTGTCAACCTCAGTTTTGTTTGGTCAAGTTGTTAGTATGCTGTTTACGGG belongs to Helianthus annuus cultivar XRQ/B chromosome 5, HanXRQr2.0-SUNRISE, whole genome shotgun sequence and includes:
- the LOC118492100 gene encoding uncharacterized protein LOC118492100; translation: MEKALARYGVTHRLSTAYHPQTSGQVENANRGVKRILEKTVGKSRKDWSEKLDDALWAFRTAYKTPLGTTPFMIVYGKACHLPVELEHRALWALKTVNLDLTEAARRRFFQIHELEALRDAAYERSWSIKEKSKALHDRRLRGLKEFKVGDKVLLFNSRLKLIAGKLKSRWNGPYVVKQVFPYGTVELYDEVDKGVWKVNGHRLKHYLGGPIDATEEEEIPLEDPPTFAEQ